Part of the Clostridium sporogenes genome, GCTAACATTTTTGCGGATTCCTTATGATATTTTTTATCATCTCCAAAACGGGATACAATACGAGGTTGGTCATGGTTACACCAAAATACTGCATTCCAACCGTTTCCTTCTTCCATTCCAACCTGCCAATGATTGAAGAGATTTTTTAATTTTATAAAATCAAAATCCATTAAGCTCCATTTATCACCGTCTTTGTAATCTACTTTTAGATGATGAAAGTTAAATACCATAGATAATTCTTCTTCTTTAGGATTTGAATATTTAACACAATTATCTATAGTGGTAGAGGACATTTCGCCTACAGTAATTATATCTTTATATTTGCCAAAGGTTTCTTTATTTAGTTCTTTTAGATAGTTATGAATATTAGGTCCATCTGTATAAAATGAGCGACCATCTCCCATATTATCATCCTTATATTCCATTGGTTTTGAGATCACATTAATAACATCGAAGCGAAAGCCTTTTACACCTTTTTTAATCCAAAAATTCACAATATCAAAAACTTCTTTTCTAACTTCTTCATTTTCCCAGTTAAGATCCGCTTGGGTAGAATCATATAAATGTAAGTAATATTCATTAAACTCTTTAACATATTCCCAGGCAGAACCGCCGAACTTGGAGTCCCAATTGGTAGGAAACTGTCCATTTTTAGGTTCTTTAAAAATATAATAATTTTTATACTTTTCATCACCCTTTAGAGCATTTTTAAACCACTTATGTTCTGTGGAGGTATGATTAAATACCATATCAAGCATAATATCAATTTCTCTTTTATTTGCTTCTTTAACTAGTTTATCAAAATCTTCCATGGTTCCAAATAGGGGATCAATGTTACAATAATCTGCCACATCATACCCATTGTCTTTTTGAGGAGAGATATAAAAAGGAGTTAACCATATATAATCTATACCTAATGTTTTTAAATAATCCAATTTAACTGTAATTCCTTTTAAGTCTCCAAATCCATCACCATTAGTATCATTAAAGGATTTTGGGTATATTTGATAGACTACGCTTTTTTTAAAATCTTTCATATAGTTTGCTCCTTTTTTTTACTCCACTTTTTTTTCTTAGAAAAAACAATTGTAAGTATAAATGGTACAACAATAGCTACTAACATTGCTAATGCAAAAGATAACATGTATTGTGGCTTTATAGACAAGATGCCTGGTAGACCACCAACTCCAATTGAATTAGCCATAACATTTGAACCTACTGATATTACTGCGGCTATCGAAGAACCTATCATAGCTGCTAAGAAAGGAAACACATACTTTAGGTTTATACCAAATATAGCTGGTTCCGTTACCCCTAAATAACAGGAAATTGCTGCTGGAATAGATATTTGTTTTTCTTCTTCATTATTTTTATTTAAATAAATCATTGCTAAAACAGCAGAGCCCTGAGCTATATTGGATAGGGCAATCATTGGCCATAAATTAGTTCCACCAAGTTCGGCCATTATTTGCAAATCAATAGTATTTGTCATATGATGTAATCCTGTAATTACTAAAGGTGCATAGGTAAATCCAAATACCGCTGCAAAGAGCCATCCAAAGGTTGAAGTTAAACTTGAATACACTACGTTTGCTATAACTGTACCTATTTTCCAACCCACTGGACCTAAAACAATATGGGCTATTAATACAGTAGGTACTAAGGAAAGAAAAGGTACTACAATCATTGAAATATATTCTGGCACAATTTTACGTACAGATCTCTCTAACCAGGCTAAAAGAAAACCGGCTAGCATGGATGGAATAACCTGTGCCTGATAACCAATCATTTGAATCTTTGCAAAGCCAAAATTCCAAACTGGAATTTTATCGATAGGAGTACTTGAAGCGGCGTAAGCATTCAATAGTTGAGGAGAAACCAAAGTAAGTCCTAATATTATTCCTAAAATCTGTGTGGTGCCCATCTTTTTAGAAATAGACCAAGTTATTCCAACAGGTAAGAAGAAGAAAATTGCTTCACCAATTAACCATAAGAAGGAATGAACTCCTTGCCAAAACTGTGATACTTGTATTAAAGTTTTAGTTCCATTTTCAACTAATTTAATATCTCCAATAATATTACGGAATCCTAATATTAAACCTCCAACTATAAGGGCAGGGATAAGAGGTGTAAATATTTCTGCTAAATTAGACAGTAGTTTTTGCATAAAATTCATATTATTTTTAGCAGCTACCTTGGCTTGATCTTTGCTAACACCATCTACTTCTGATATTTTTACAAATTCATTATAAAATGTTGATACTTCATTACCAACAATAACTTGAAATTGACCGGCCTGTGTAAAAACTCCTTTTACGGATTTAATTTTTTCAATGTTTTTAGCATCAGCTTTCTTAATATCATTTAATACAAAACGCATACGGGTTGCACAATGGGTTACTGCAGAGATATTTTCTTTTCCGCCAATATATTCTAATAATTGCTGTACGTCATTTGAAAACTTAGACATATTATAATCCCCCTTTATTATTTATACTTTCGTAAATATTTTTATCTATTAGAAAGATGTACGTACAAGTTAATATAATTAAATTATATCTTGTACGTACATGCTAGTCAATACGTTTTCATAAATTTTTATTATATTTATTTTTTCTATTAAAGTAAAAACATATACAAATGGAAAATAAGAGAGAAATAGAGTTGAGGGCAGCATTAGCTATACTCTTCTTTTTAAACCATTATCATAAAATCAAAAAACATTAATATTTTCTTGTAGGAAATTTTAATAATAATAGGACTTATCTGGGGTAGTTTAAATAAACCCAAATAAGTCCTTATAATAATAGTACAAATAAATTATTTAATATATGAATTAATTTAAGAGTAGTCATTACATAGTTATAAATTTTTAACTTACATACTGACAATATTATTTTTAATATTATCTTAAAATAGCTTATGGTATATTATGACTAGTTAAATAAATCCTTTAATAGTTTCAGCTCTCTTATAGGCTTTTTCAGTTACTTCCTTTGGATAGCCAATATACTCTAAAAGTCTTATGGCATTTCTTGTATTAGAAACTCCAACCTTTAGCTTATAATCAAAGTTTAATCCATTTTTACTATCAACGGATTCGCTGAAATAATAAAACTCGTAACTATCCTTTAAAATATCTACTAATTCTCTATCATGGGTAGCTACAATAGAAACTGTTCTTCCATTTTGAAGATAAGAAAGTATTTCTGCTGACATAGCTATTCTCTCGATAGGATTTGTTCCTCTAAATATTTCATCTATAGGGCAGAATACAGGTAAATCTTTTTCTAGCGCTTTAACTATTCTAAGTATTCCTTCTGCTTCAGCCATATAGTAACTTTTTCCCTTTGATAGATCATCATTAGGACTAATAGAGGATACTATATTAAAAAAGGAAGCTTTATATTCTTTAGCTAATGCAAAATAAAAGGTTTGTGATAATAGTATGTTTATACCTAGCATCCTTAAAAATGTTGATTTACCAGACATATTTGTACCTGTAAGTACTATTCCTTTATCTTTAATAGAAATAGAATTTGATACTGGTTTATCTAAAAGGGGATGAATACCTTCTTTAATATCTAAGGAAACTTCCTCTGTAAAAATAGGATTTACATAGAATTCATTTAAGTTTTTTTGATATCCAGATATGGATAGTAATACTTCTAATTCACCTAAAATATAAAATATATCCATTATGTATTCTTTTTTTTCTTTTAAAGCTCCAGATACTTTATAATAGGCACATTCTTCTACTAAAAATAGCACGGATATAACTTCGAAAAAGCCTTGCCACATATTTACAAAGCCTATTAAGAAAGTACTTCTATCCACATCTTTAACCTGTTTAAGATTATGGTCTATATTATCTACATAATGCCTAAGTTCATTGTTTTTTATACTAGATATTTTTTTAGCTGTTTTTATAATTTCCCTTAAATATATTATTCCTCTAGATTTTATTGTGTTTCTTTCCATATGATTAACAATCATATTTAAAATTGCAGAGCCAGCTATATATTTAGCATAGCTTTCATTTACAAATACGGTAAGCAAAACAGCTATTAAAGGGAATATTTTTCCTAATAGTGTATATAAATAATATTTTATTTTATTTACTACTAGCTCACTTTCTATCATGTCTAAGAAAGTATTTTTTCTATCTCTACCTAATTGGTAGTATGTAATCAAAAGCTTCTCTCTTAATTTTACATCTTCTTTAAATAACTGGATTAACGTATTCCTATCCTTTAATTTTTCCTCATCCTTTAAGGGATTTCTAAGCATATAATATAAAACAGATTCCCCTAAAGTACTAGAGTTTCTATCTAATTTTCCATAAATCCTATCCATATCCATATCAGACCAGGTTTCATCATCAATGGTATAATCCTGTTTTTCTTTCATATCAAAAAATTTTCTTATATTCTTAAATTTTCTGTCTTTTTCATCACCTTCTTCATATTGTATTTTTGCCCAATTTAAAGCTACTTTTTTATTCAATTTTGTTCTCCTTTCAATATGAAATATAAAAATTTTATATAATAATATTTTAACATGTATTTTATGACTTAATATTAGTTTTTTACATTTTATATTAAATATTTCTTAAAATCTATTAAAATCTTTAATTTACTATATAAGATTAGACTTTATTAAGTTGTTACCATTTGGAGATCTTTATGCGCATATTCTTATAATTTTACAAAAAGAATTATTAAGAATATGGGGAGATAATGAAATTTAGTATAATCCCTTTTAGAATTATATATATAGTATTTTTATTTTAGTTATATTTTTTGTAGCTAATCAGTTATTGTGTTTAAATAAAATTTTTTATAAAAAGCATGTAATTATTGGCCTTCAAAGGGATAATAACTGTTAATTAATTTCTTAAAATATTGACATAAATCCTTAAATATGTTATATAAAAAGTAGCCGTTAGCACTCGCTAGGTTAAAGTGCTAACAATTATGCTACATAAGATTACAATAAATACATAAAAGTGTATTTGTAGTTTTTATTCTGAAGGGAGAGACTGATATGGAAACTAAACAATTTAAAGCGGAATCTAAAAGACTTTTAGATCTTATGATTAACTCAATTTATACTCATAAGGAGATTTTTTTAAGGGAACTTATTTCCAATGCTAGTGATGCTATTGATAAAATTTATTACAAAACTCTAACAGATGATTCCTTAAAATTCAAAAGGGATGATTACTATATTAAAGTAATTTCTGATAAGGAAAATAGAATATTAAAAATTGCTGATACTGGTATTGGTATGACAAAGGAAGAGCTTGAGAATAATCTTGGGATTATAGCTAAGAGTGGATCTTTGCAATTTAAAAAAGAAAATGAAGTAAAAGAAGGCTACGACATAATAGGTCAATTTGGTGTAGGCTTTTATTCAGCTTTTTTAGTATCTGATGATGTTACAGTTATAAGTAAAGCCTTCGGCAGTAATGAGGCTTACAAGTGGAATTCAAAGGGAGCTGAGGGTTACACTATAGAACCTTGTGAAAAGGAATCCTATGGTACAGAAATTATACTTAAAATTAAAGATAATACAGAAGAAGAAAACTATGATGAGTTTTTAGATGAATATACATTAAAATCTATAATCAAAAAATACTCTGATTTTATTAGATACCCAATAAAAATGGATTTAACAAAGACAAAACCTAAAGAGGACAATAAAGAAGAATTTGAAGAATACAAAGAAGAAGAAACTATAAATAGTATGGTTCCTATTTGGAGAAAAAATAAAAATGAGCTAAAAGCGGAGGATTATGAGAACTTTTATGCTGAAAAGCACTATGGCTTTGATAAACCAATAAAATATATTCATACTAGTGTTGATGGTATAGTAAGCTACAATGCAATCTTATTTATTCCAGAAACAACACCTTATGATTTCTATACAAAAGAATATGAAAAAGGTTTAGAGTTATACTCAAACGGCGTTTTAATTATGAATAAGTGTGGAGACTTATTACCAGACTATTTTGGTTTTGTTAAAGGTATAGTAGATTCTGAGGATTTATCTCTTAACATATCTAGAGAAATACTACAACATGATAGACAACTAAAGCTGATTGCTAAAAACATAAAAACTAAAATCAAAAATGAATTAGAAAGTTTATTAAAGAAGGAAAGAGATAAATACGAAAAATTTTATGAATCCTTTGGCAGACAATTAAAATATGGTGTTTATAGTGATTTTGGAAGTAACAAAGATGTACTACAGGATTTATTAATGTTCTATTCCTCTAAAGAGAAAAAGATGGTTACTTTAGATGAATATGTTTCTAGAATGCCAGAGGACCAAAAATATATTTATTATGCTGTAGGGGAATCTAATGAAAGAATTGAAAAACTTCCACAAATAGAAGGAGTATTAGATAAAGGCTATGAAGTACTATACTTTACAGATGATATAGATGAATTTGCTATTAAAATGCTTATGAATTATAAAGAGAAAGAATTTAAATCTGTATCAAGTGGTGACTTAGGTATAGAAGGTGAGGAAAAAGAAAATACATCTAGCTCCCAGGATAAAGAAAACAAAGAGTTGTTTGAATCTATGAAGGATATTTTATCAGGAAAAGTTAAAGATGTTAGAGTCTCAAAAAGATTAAAGAATCATCCAGTATGCTTAGCAAATGAGGGTGAGCTTTCAATTGAAATGGAGAAAGTATTAAATGCTATGCCTAACAATGAAAACATAAAAGCAGATAAAGTTTTAGAAATAAATATAAATCATGATGTATTTAAGTCACTAAAAGAAGCTTACGAAGGGGATAAAGATAAACTTAAATTATACACAGATTTATTATACAATCAAGCCTTACTTATAGAAGGATTAACAATAAATGATCCAGTAGAATTTACAAACAATATTTGTAAAATAATGAAATAGATATATCTATTTAGAAAAGGTTTTTAGATAATATTAACATAAAAATTTATAATATAAATAATATCTAAAAATTAATATATATTATTATGTTTATTTGAATTTTTGGATGATTTATCTTATGTCTAGCCACTGTAAGACTTCCATGGTATTATGTAAAAGTCATTATCACTATTGGATATTTGCTTTTTTATAAACATGGAAGATAACAGTGGCAAGGCCTTAGATAAGGAATTCTAATCTTTAGATGGAAGAAAACACTTTTCGCAAAATTATATTTAATTTTCTAATAATTTTATAGTAAGTTATTTTTAAAATCAAAGGTTTCATCATATATTCTATTTATGAAAAAACATTTCTTTATAAAATATTTAAAATATTTAAAAAATTTTAACATAAATATTAAAAAATCCTTAAAATTTATATGTTATAATTAAATATCCCAATGTGAGAATATAAATATTTATTCTAATTAATCTCTGTTTTCATTTCACTTTTTTATTAATCAAAGACATAAGAATGAATAAACATAAAGGTTGGAGGTAGTGTATGAATGTTTTATTAATTTCTGGTGTGATTTTGTTTCTATGTGTAATTTCAAGTAAAGTTTTATATAAGTATGGTATACCTACACTTATTATATTTCTTGCAATAGGTATGATAATGGGTTCTGAAGGCTTAGGTGGGATTTATTTTGATAATTCTCAATTAGCTAGTCAGCTATGTAATTTTGGGTTTTTATTTATTATGTTTTCAGGTGGATTTGAAACAAACTGGAAAACCGCAAAACCTATTATTTTTCCATCTACAGTTCTTGCTACCATTGGAGTAGCTTTAACAGCTTTTCTTATAGGTATTTTTGCTCATCATTTTCTTGGCATGACTTTTCTTGAAGGAATGCTACTTGGTTCTATTATCTCCTCTACGGATGCAGCGTCTGTATTCTCTATTTTGCGTTCTAAAAATTTAAATCTAAAAAACAATTTAGCTCCCATGCTAGAAATGGAAAGCGGTTCAAATGATCCAATGTCATATATGTTGACTACTATCTTTTTAGGCGTTATAACAGGTAATGAACATAATATAGTAATACTTCTTACAACACAAATATTAATAGGAGTTTTGGTTGGCCTTTTAATAGGGAAAATTTCC contains:
- the treP gene encoding PTS system trehalose-specific EIIBC component, with translation MSKFSNDVQQLLEYIGGKENISAVTHCATRMRFVLNDIKKADAKNIEKIKSVKGVFTQAGQFQVIVGNEVSTFYNEFVKISEVDGVSKDQAKVAAKNNMNFMQKLLSNLAEIFTPLIPALIVGGLILGFRNIIGDIKLVENGTKTLIQVSQFWQGVHSFLWLIGEAIFFFLPVGITWSISKKMGTTQILGIILGLTLVSPQLLNAYAASSTPIDKIPVWNFGFAKIQMIGYQAQVIPSMLAGFLLAWLERSVRKIVPEYISMIVVPFLSLVPTVLIAHIVLGPVGWKIGTVIANVVYSSLTSTFGWLFAAVFGFTYAPLVITGLHHMTNTIDLQIMAELGGTNLWPMIALSNIAQGSAVLAMIYLNKNNEEEKQISIPAAISCYLGVTEPAIFGINLKYVFPFLAAMIGSSIAAVISVGSNVMANSIGVGGLPGILSIKPQYMLSFALAMLVAIVVPFILTIVFSKKKKWSKKKEQTI
- the treC gene encoding alpha,alpha-phosphotrehalase; this translates as MKDFKKSVVYQIYPKSFNDTNGDGFGDLKGITVKLDYLKTLGIDYIWLTPFYISPQKDNGYDVADYCNIDPLFGTMEDFDKLVKEANKREIDIMLDMVFNHTSTEHKWFKNALKGDEKYKNYYIFKEPKNGQFPTNWDSKFGGSAWEYVKEFNEYYLHLYDSTQADLNWENEEVRKEVFDIVNFWIKKGVKGFRFDVINVISKPMEYKDDNMGDGRSFYTDGPNIHNYLKELNKETFGKYKDIITVGEMSSTTIDNCVKYSNPKEEELSMVFNFHHLKVDYKDGDKWSLMDFDFIKLKNLFNHWQVGMEEGNGWNAVFWCNHDQPRIVSRFGDDKKYHKESAKMLATSIHLLRGTPYIYQGEEIGMTNCYYDTINSYRDVESINFYNILKSEGKTEEEIIKILQSKSRDNSRSPMQWDNSTNTGFTIGEPWIEICKNYKSINVESSLKDNNSIFYHYQKLIKLRKEYDIISYGNFELILKEDKSIFAYLRNYKNEKLLVINNFYGKESLFKLPTELKLGEYKNKILISNYKDSPTNFREINLRPHESIVYHLEKKPKKC
- a CDS encoding MutS-related protein; its protein translation is MNKKVALNWAKIQYEEGDEKDRKFKNIRKFFDMKEKQDYTIDDETWSDMDMDRIYGKLDRNSSTLGESVLYYMLRNPLKDEEKLKDRNTLIQLFKEDVKLREKLLITYYQLGRDRKNTFLDMIESELVVNKIKYYLYTLLGKIFPLIAVLLTVFVNESYAKYIAGSAILNMIVNHMERNTIKSRGIIYLREIIKTAKKISSIKNNELRHYVDNIDHNLKQVKDVDRSTFLIGFVNMWQGFFEVISVLFLVEECAYYKVSGALKEKKEYIMDIFYILGELEVLLSISGYQKNLNEFYVNPIFTEEVSLDIKEGIHPLLDKPVSNSISIKDKGIVLTGTNMSGKSTFLRMLGINILLSQTFYFALAKEYKASFFNIVSSISPNDDLSKGKSYYMAEAEGILRIVKALEKDLPVFCPIDEIFRGTNPIERIAMSAEILSYLQNGRTVSIVATHDRELVDILKDSYEFYYFSESVDSKNGLNFDYKLKVGVSNTRNAIRLLEYIGYPKEVTEKAYKRAETIKGFI
- the htpG gene encoding molecular chaperone HtpG, encoding METKQFKAESKRLLDLMINSIYTHKEIFLRELISNASDAIDKIYYKTLTDDSLKFKRDDYYIKVISDKENRILKIADTGIGMTKEELENNLGIIAKSGSLQFKKENEVKEGYDIIGQFGVGFYSAFLVSDDVTVISKAFGSNEAYKWNSKGAEGYTIEPCEKESYGTEIILKIKDNTEEENYDEFLDEYTLKSIIKKYSDFIRYPIKMDLTKTKPKEDNKEEFEEYKEEETINSMVPIWRKNKNELKAEDYENFYAEKHYGFDKPIKYIHTSVDGIVSYNAILFIPETTPYDFYTKEYEKGLELYSNGVLIMNKCGDLLPDYFGFVKGIVDSEDLSLNISREILQHDRQLKLIAKNIKTKIKNELESLLKKERDKYEKFYESFGRQLKYGVYSDFGSNKDVLQDLLMFYSSKEKKMVTLDEYVSRMPEDQKYIYYAVGESNERIEKLPQIEGVLDKGYEVLYFTDDIDEFAIKMLMNYKEKEFKSVSSGDLGIEGEEKENTSSSQDKENKELFESMKDILSGKVKDVRVSKRLKNHPVCLANEGELSIEMEKVLNAMPNNENIKADKVLEININHDVFKSLKEAYEGDKDKLKLYTDLLYNQALLIEGLTINDPVEFTNNICKIMK